A DNA window from Alligator mississippiensis isolate rAllMis1 chromosome 11, rAllMis1, whole genome shotgun sequence contains the following coding sequences:
- the LOC109283433 gene encoding LOW QUALITY PROTEIN: butyrophilin subfamily 1 member A1 (The sequence of the model RefSeq protein was modified relative to this genomic sequence to represent the inferred CDS: substituted 1 base at 1 genomic stop codon) — protein sequence MGLVQLIIAQPGGRRQILFCIPLMLLDQVSVKMMASSLRQISRVSTSLPSLLTFFIILCILKVESALFTVVGPDQPITAIVGEEIVLPCHLSPSMSAANMEVRWFRPGSTNYVHLYRDGKDQFGRQLPEYKRRTAFWKDGITDGNVSLTTLNIRPSDEGQYTCFVDDGIIYEEAVIELKVAGLGSNPIISVEDYQNGGILVICRSAGWYPEPQVLXRNSQQHHIPSLSEIKSQKENGLFETKISAVMKEDSNQNLSCCIRNSLLDREKESAIHISALLLTLLLSPFPAEDVTLDPDTAHPYLVLSEDGKSVRRTHTRQDLPDNPERFDTWRCVLGREGFTSGRHWWEVEVGEGGWWAVGVARESVSRKGEISFSPEEGVWAVRRYWGHYEALTAPCHTSLPLDRVPSRVGVYLDCTLGRVSFLDADTEAPILTFPPASFAGGRIRPWFWVGDGEIQLRRRQ from the exons GCAAATTCTTTTCTGCATTCCCCTCATGCTTCTGGATCAAGTTTCAGTGAAGATGATGGCTTCCTCGTTGCGCCAAATCTCCAGAGTCTCCACATCGCTCCCTAGTTTACTCACATTCTTCATTATTCTTTGCATTTTGAAAGTGGAATCAG CCCTGTTTACAGTTGTTGGACCTGATCAACCAATTACTGCCATTGTGGGGGAAGAGATCGTATTGCCATGCCACCTGTCCCCCAGCATGAGCGCTGCGAACATGGAAGTGAGGTGGTTCCGACCTGGGTCTACAAATTATGTTCATCTGTACCGTGATGGGAAAGATCAGTTTGGACGACAGTTGCCAGAATACAAGAGAAGGACAGCATTTTGGAAGGATGGCATCACAGATGGAAATGTTTCCCTCACAACGCTCAATATCAGGCCTTCAGATGAAGGGCAATACACCTGCTTTGTTGATGATGGTATTATTTATGAAGAAGCTGTAATAGAACTGAAGGTCGCAG GTTTAGGCTCTAATCCTATCATCTCTGTGGAGGATTACCAGAATGGGGGGATCCTGGTGATATGTCGATCAGCTGGGTGGTACCCAGAGCCCCAAGTGCTGTAGAGAAATTCTCAGCAGCATCATATACCATCACTCTCTGAAATAAAATCCCAAAAAGAAAATGGCCTGTTTGAAACAAAAATTTCTGCTGTCATGAAGGAAGATTCAAACCAGAACTTGTCCTGTTGCATCAGGAACAGCCTCCTCGACCGAGAGAAGGAATCAGCAATTCATATATCAG CGCTGCTCCTCACGCTCCTGTTGTCTCCTTTCCCCGCAGAGGACGTGACTCTGGATCCAGACACAGCTCATCCCTACCTCGTCCTGTCTGAGGATGGGAAAAGTGTTAGAAGGACACACACACGGCAGGATCTGCCCGACAATCCTGAGAGATTTGACACGTGGCGCTGTGTGCTGGGCCGTGAGGGATTCACCTCCGGGAGACActggtgggaggtggaggtgggggaggggggatggtgggctgtgggggtggcCAGAGAGTCTGTGAGCAGGAAGGGAGAAATTAGCTTTAGCCCCGAGGAGGGGGTCTGGGCTGTGCGGCGCTACTGGGGTCACTACGAGGCTCTCACTGCTCCATGTCatacctccctgcccctggaccGGGtccccagcagggtgggggtgtatCTGGACTGCACGTTGGGGCGGGTGTCGTTTCTCGATGCTGACACCGAGGCCCCGATCTTGACCTTCCCGCCAGCCTCGTTCGCGGGGGGCAGGATCCGGCCCTGGTTCTGGGTGGGGGATGGTGAAATCCAGCTCAGGCGGCGCCAGTGA